A region of Zeugodacus cucurbitae isolate PBARC_wt_2022May chromosome 5, idZeuCucr1.2, whole genome shotgun sequence DNA encodes the following proteins:
- the LOC105209068 gene encoding ubiquitin carboxyl-terminal hydrolase MINDY-3 homolog isoform X2 gives MGSQTKQIACSLVSKERAGLTQAEVSDNAARELQEIRKLLWGPNIRVDVFRRWSQGFEFSDTEPSALVQKEGGPCAVIAPVQANLLKILIMDTPGHFLKDLTEDKCRHLLIQALCAILSKCCAKRFRIVSLPMETCAEAKEVVNAVSDIPDVKLSTETLEEATTETVEAGATTATSVRVADTREVSSDAYHEGLQVLNFDTIEDVEKYYTEHWQVLSGQYGVMLFLYSVLLTKNIDNVISELSDTSEPLIHNTYGYGSQALINLMLTGRAVAHVWDNDQDVGGLKLRGINEQSDIGFITLMEQMRYCTVGSFFKNPKNPVWVMGSETHLTVLFSTEKRLVSPETPSELARRVFKSYDPEGNNFIPADVLQDVLAALDLVNEPEYVEIMQKRLDPEGLHIILLNAFMDEFFPQEQRSTPDTFDLMHYNGIPGSNDGNKVQYCKGSAILLESDLKSVCISNPMLTCLQTKWPNIEINWHDMRIPSLN, from the exons ATGGGCAGTCAAACTAAAC AAATCGCATGCAGCTTAGTAAGTAAGGAGCGAGCGGGATTAACACAGGCCGAAGTATCAGATAATGCCGCTAGAGAGTTACAAGAGATACGCAAATTACTGTGGGGTCCAAATATACGTGTGGATGTGTTTCGACGTTGGTCCCAAG GCTTCGAATTTAGTGATACAGAACCATCAGCTTTGGTGCAGAAAGAGGGTGGACCATGTGCTGTGATAGCGCCCGTACAGGCAAACCtgttaaaaatacttattatgGATACGCCCGGTCACTTTCTTAAAGAC CTTACGGAAGATAAGTGTCGACACCTGTTAATACAAGCGTTATGCGCCATACTGAGTAAGTGCTGTGCCAAACGCTTTCGTATTGTTTCGCTGCCGATGGAAACATGCGCGGAAGCCAAAGAAGTTGTGAACGCCGTAAGTGACATTCCAGATGTAAAGCTTAGTACTGAAACTTTGGAAGAGGCTACGACTGAAACGGTCGAAGCTGGTGCGACAACGGCAACCAGTGTGCGTGTAGCTGATACACGTGAAGTCTCTTCGGATGCATATCATGAGGGTTTGCAGGTTCTCAATTTTGACACAATTGAAGATGTGGAGAAATATTATACGGAACACTGGCAAGTACTTTCAGGCCAATATGGCGTAATGCTCTTCCTGTATTCAGTGCTGCTCACAAAG aACATTGATAATGTTATTTCGGAATTGTCCGATACATCTGAGCCGCTGATACACAATACCTATGGTTATGGTTCACAAGCGCTTATCAATCTAATGTTAACTGGACGCGCTGTAGCACATGTATGGGATAATGATCAGGATGTTGGCGGTTTGAAATTGCGCGGCATCAACGAGCAGAGCGATATTGGTTTTATTACATTAATGGAGCAAATGCGTTATTGCACCGTGGGTTCATTCTTTAAGAATCCGAAAAACCCGGTTTGGGTAATGGGTTCGGAGACGCATTTAACTG TGCTCTTTAGTACTGAAAAGAGGCTGGTGTCACCCGAAACACCTTCTGAGCTGGCAAGGCGCGTTTTCAAATCTTACGATCCTGAAGGTAACAATTTTATACCCGCAGATGTGCTGCAAGATGTTTTAGCCGCTTTAGATTTGGTCAACGAACCGGAGTA cgTCGAAATCATGCAAAAACGTCTAGATCCCGAAGGTTTACATATTATTCTCTTAAATGCATTTATGGATGAGTTCTTCCCACAGGAACAGCGTTCGACACCAGATACATTTGATTTAATGCACTACAATGGTATACCCGGTTCGAATGATGGCAACAAA GTACAATACTGTAAAGGTTCTGCCATATTACTTGAAAGCGATCTGAAATCAGTATGCATCTCTAATCCAATGCTAACATGTTTGCAAACTAAGTGgccaaatattgaaattaattggcATGACATGCGGATACCATCGTTGAATTGA
- the LOC105209068 gene encoding ubiquitin carboxyl-terminal hydrolase MINDY-3 homolog isoform X1 yields the protein MPSSEPQSIRMESEIACSLVSKERAGLTQAEVSDNAARELQEIRKLLWGPNIRVDVFRRWSQGFEFSDTEPSALVQKEGGPCAVIAPVQANLLKILIMDTPGHFLKDLTEDKCRHLLIQALCAILSKCCAKRFRIVSLPMETCAEAKEVVNAVSDIPDVKLSTETLEEATTETVEAGATTATSVRVADTREVSSDAYHEGLQVLNFDTIEDVEKYYTEHWQVLSGQYGVMLFLYSVLLTKNIDNVISELSDTSEPLIHNTYGYGSQALINLMLTGRAVAHVWDNDQDVGGLKLRGINEQSDIGFITLMEQMRYCTVGSFFKNPKNPVWVMGSETHLTVLFSTEKRLVSPETPSELARRVFKSYDPEGNNFIPADVLQDVLAALDLVNEPEYVEIMQKRLDPEGLHIILLNAFMDEFFPQEQRSTPDTFDLMHYNGIPGSNDGNKVQYCKGSAILLESDLKSVCISNPMLTCLQTKWPNIEINWHDMRIPSLN from the exons ATGCCTTCCAGTGAACCGCAATCGATAAGAATGGAGAGCG AAATCGCATGCAGCTTAGTAAGTAAGGAGCGAGCGGGATTAACACAGGCCGAAGTATCAGATAATGCCGCTAGAGAGTTACAAGAGATACGCAAATTACTGTGGGGTCCAAATATACGTGTGGATGTGTTTCGACGTTGGTCCCAAG GCTTCGAATTTAGTGATACAGAACCATCAGCTTTGGTGCAGAAAGAGGGTGGACCATGTGCTGTGATAGCGCCCGTACAGGCAAACCtgttaaaaatacttattatgGATACGCCCGGTCACTTTCTTAAAGAC CTTACGGAAGATAAGTGTCGACACCTGTTAATACAAGCGTTATGCGCCATACTGAGTAAGTGCTGTGCCAAACGCTTTCGTATTGTTTCGCTGCCGATGGAAACATGCGCGGAAGCCAAAGAAGTTGTGAACGCCGTAAGTGACATTCCAGATGTAAAGCTTAGTACTGAAACTTTGGAAGAGGCTACGACTGAAACGGTCGAAGCTGGTGCGACAACGGCAACCAGTGTGCGTGTAGCTGATACACGTGAAGTCTCTTCGGATGCATATCATGAGGGTTTGCAGGTTCTCAATTTTGACACAATTGAAGATGTGGAGAAATATTATACGGAACACTGGCAAGTACTTTCAGGCCAATATGGCGTAATGCTCTTCCTGTATTCAGTGCTGCTCACAAAG aACATTGATAATGTTATTTCGGAATTGTCCGATACATCTGAGCCGCTGATACACAATACCTATGGTTATGGTTCACAAGCGCTTATCAATCTAATGTTAACTGGACGCGCTGTAGCACATGTATGGGATAATGATCAGGATGTTGGCGGTTTGAAATTGCGCGGCATCAACGAGCAGAGCGATATTGGTTTTATTACATTAATGGAGCAAATGCGTTATTGCACCGTGGGTTCATTCTTTAAGAATCCGAAAAACCCGGTTTGGGTAATGGGTTCGGAGACGCATTTAACTG TGCTCTTTAGTACTGAAAAGAGGCTGGTGTCACCCGAAACACCTTCTGAGCTGGCAAGGCGCGTTTTCAAATCTTACGATCCTGAAGGTAACAATTTTATACCCGCAGATGTGCTGCAAGATGTTTTAGCCGCTTTAGATTTGGTCAACGAACCGGAGTA cgTCGAAATCATGCAAAAACGTCTAGATCCCGAAGGTTTACATATTATTCTCTTAAATGCATTTATGGATGAGTTCTTCCCACAGGAACAGCGTTCGACACCAGATACATTTGATTTAATGCACTACAATGGTATACCCGGTTCGAATGATGGCAACAAA GTACAATACTGTAAAGGTTCTGCCATATTACTTGAAAGCGATCTGAAATCAGTATGCATCTCTAATCCAATGCTAACATGTTTGCAAACTAAGTGgccaaatattgaaattaattggcATGACATGCGGATACCATCGTTGAATTGA
- the LOC105209067 gene encoding SET domain-containing protein SmydA-8: MICPKRTAELITLHLAPFKDTDPAWEIGVSKIAGRGIFATRDIKRGDVIFRDSPLLIGPSARAEDTLNSCSICFKILPDTKFMCRQGCGLPVCSLCGKKQQHKTDCTLFKSWKPCEPDVANSLLIRLLCVGRAINLTKDQRDLIYCLQANLDNNHRTEVRNAAKGFNEFPTDKKVIEIMNRTVAVLRTNGFDETADRSNDNEEFLYRALFPLFAVMNHDCIPNSYYMFEEKTRNMVVRASVDIPAGAEITTTYTKLFTGNIARHLFLKMKKGFTCKCSRCSDPTEKGAFISALYCRDTNCTGLAVPETTGLPHPNWNCLVCKQKSTHAQMIKSQDFASGAISSKFNSKSLKSVVLYLRDKSSSFIPDSNYVVIDAKLQVIARMSKSREDCEDDEVAAKTKFCEDILEIMDKLGLGDCVMRSYLEAEKAKEVK, encoded by the exons ATGATTTGTCCGAAGCGCACCGCTGAATTGATCACACTCCATTTGGCACCCTTTAAGGACACTGATCCTGCTTGGGAGATCGGCGTTTCGAAGATAGCTGGACGCGGCATTTTCGCCACACGCGACATCAAACGCGGCGATGTGATCTTTCGCGACAGTCCGTTGTTGATCGGTCCTTCTGCGCGCGCCGAGGATACGCTCAACTCGTGTTCGATCTGCTTCAAAATATTGCCCGATACCAAGTTTATGTGTCGCCAGGGCTGCGGTTTGCCTGTCTGCTCACTGTGcggcaaaaagcaacaacacaaaaccGATTGTACACTCTTCAAATCGTGGAAACCCTGCGAACCGGATGTGGCCAACTCGTTGCTGATTCGTTTGTTGTGCGTCGGACGTGCCATCAATTTGACCAAGGATCAGCGTGATCTCATTTATTGCTTGCAAGCGAATTTGGATAATAATCATCGTACTGAAGTGCGCAATGCCGCCAAGGGTTTTAATGAATTCCCCACCGACAAAAAAGTGATCGAGATTATGAATCGCACTGTTGCTGTGTTGCGTACGAATGGCTTCGATGAGACCGCCGATCGTTCCAATGATAATGAAGAGTTTCTCTATCGCGCTTTATTCCCCCTATTCGCTGTCATGAATCACGATTGCATTCCTAATTCCTATTACATGTTCGAGGAGAAGACCAGAAATATGGTGGTGCGCGCCTCGGTGGATATACCCGCTGGCGCGGAGATCACCACCACATATACGAAATTGTTTACGGGCAATATTGCAcgtcatttgtttttgaaaatgaagAAAGGATTCACCTGCAAGTGCTCGCGTTGCTCTGATCCAACA GAAAAAGGCGCCTTCATTTCCGCACTCTACTGTCGCGATACGAACTGCACCGGCCTTGCCGTACCCGAGACCACCGGTCTGCCGCATCCCAATTGGAATTGCTTGGTTTGCAAACAGAAATCGACGCATGCACAAATGATCAAGTCACAAGATTTCGCTTCAGGCGCGATTAGTTCGAAATTCAACTCGAAGTCACTCAAATCGGTCGTACTCTATTTGAGAGACAAGAGCTCCAGCTTCATACCGGACAGCAATTATGTTGTAATCGATGCCAAACTACAAGTAATTGCGCGCATGTCGAAGAGTCGAGAGGATTGCGAAGATGACGAAGTGGCGGCAAAGACGAAGTTCTGTGAAGATATACTGGAGATTATGGACAAGCTGGGACTGGGCGATTGCGTGATGCGTAGCTATCTGGAGGCTGAAAAGGCGAAGGAGGTGAAGTAA